One window from the genome of Eucalyptus grandis isolate ANBG69807.140 chromosome 7, ASM1654582v1, whole genome shotgun sequence encodes:
- the LOC104454996 gene encoding disease resistance protein RPV1, whose amino-acid sequence MKELCALYLRSINIVRLPPSIRILGNLHFLCLDNCNLEDVAILGELEALQILSITWSPISRLPEEIGKLMKLRLLNLNNCRWLKIIEPGALKGLINLEELYMKNSLDPWMGKHEELSESCVAGLAELKNMTKLAFLEISILDPIILLEDVDLPFENLDKFCISIGHAMQMEYEGLTTMNLNLQGCGSILSKKGVEKNLQKTQRLYLSNLSEFEESPCKLCTQGFREVKYLNIKDSPSIKYIADSSNAYSSNGLPLIAFGKLESFFLQNLINLEKICHGPIAPECFNKLKAVRVEQCGKLKYLWCLSDVQGLNQLEEIKVSNCDSMQSIVTHDAREDIVSTNNRVELPKVRDLVLYELPNMTSFCHTSIQVSLPHLESLTMVGLLGLEKILYSKRSLKYSNLKKLTIRESKSTLKSILKLDWILKLPNLESMMIEISPSVEVVFDLEELEELEVIEDVEILSRLTDLTLHELPNLHCVCKQDVKLQGISILRNLRDLYIYKIGLSFLFFSVYG is encoded by the exons ATGAAGGAACTCTGTGCCCTATATCTTCGCTCCATAAATATCGTCAGGTTACCTCCCTCAATTAGAATCCTTGGGAACCTCCATTTTTTATGCTTAGACAATTGCAATCTGGAGGATGTGGCAATACTTGGTGAGCTTGAAGCATTGCAGATTCTCAGCATCACATGGTCTCCAATTTCTAGGCTGCCTGAAGAAATCGGGAAACTAATGAAACTGAGATTGTTGAATCTGAACAACTGCCGATGGCTTAAGATAATCGAGCCTGGAGCCCTAAAAGGCTTAATCAACTTGGAAGAGTTATATATGAAGAATAGCCTTGATCCGTGGATGGGCAAGCATGAAGAACTGTCAGAATCGTGTGTTGCTGGGCTTGCCGAGTTGAAGAACATGACAAAGCTAGCATTTCTAGAAATATCGATTCTTGATCCCATCATACTCTTGGAGGATGTTGACCTACCATTTGAGAACCTGGACAAATTTTGTATCAGCATAGGACATGCTATGCAGATGGAATATGAAGGTTTGACAACCATGAATCTCAATTTGCAAGGCTGCGGTAGTATTCTTTCAAAAAAAGGGGTTGAGAAAAATCTGCAGAAGACTCAACGCTTATATTTAAGCAACTTGAGTGAGTTCGAAGAGAGCCCTTGCAAATTGTGCACCCAAGGATTCCGAGAAGTGAAGTATCTCAACATTAAAGACAGCCCCTCAATCAAGTACATTGCCGATTCATCCAATGCCTATTCATCCAATGGCCTCCCTCTCATTGCTTTTGGGAAGTTAGAgtcttttttccttcaaaatctTATTAATTTGGAGAAGATATGCCATGGCCCCATCGCGCCAGAGTGCTTCAACAAATTGAAAGCCGTGAGGGTCGAACAGTGCGGCAAATTAAAATACTTGTGGTGTCTTTCAGATGTGCAAGGACTTAACCAGTTGGAAGAGATTAAAGTGTCGAATTGTGACTCAATGCAATCCATTGTCACACATGATGCAAGAGAAGATATAGTTTCTACCAACAACAGAGTTGAGTTGCCTAAAGTACGTGATCTGGTATTGTACGAGTTACCAAATATGACAAGCTTCTGTCATACTTCAATtcag GTTTCATTGCCTCACTTGGAATCCCTGACAATGGTTGGACTCCTTGGCCTAGAAAAGATACTCTACAGTAAACGTTCATTAAAATACAGCAATCTAAAAAAGCTAACTATAAGGGAGTCTAAATCCACGTTGAAGAGTATTCTGAAATTAGATTGGATATTGAAGCTACCGAATTTGGAATCAATGATGATTGAAATCTCTCCATCAGTAGAAGTAGTTTTCGACTTGGAGGAGCTGGAGGAGCTAGAAGTCATCGAAGATGTCGAGATTCTCTCTCGTTTAACTGATTTGACATTACATGAGTTACCAAACCTGCATTGCGTGTGTAAACAGGATGTAAAATTACAAGGAATATCGATACTTCGAAACCTGAGGGACCTCTATATCTATAAAATAGGcctatcatttctttttttcagtgtCTATGGCTAA